Within the Deltaproteobacteria bacterium genome, the region TAGCCGAAGGTCGCCGCCGCGCTGGCGGCTGCCGGCGGGGTGAACAGCAGAAAGAAGCATAGGCCCAGCGGCAGCGCACTGGCGATGACGTAGGGCCGGCGCCGGCCCCAGTGCGAGCGCGTGGTGTCGGAGACGTAGCCCATCACCGGGTCGGTCACCGCGTCCCACAGCTTGCCGATGAAGATGGCCGCCCCCACCAGCGAAGGCGACAGGTGCACCACGTCGGCGTAGAAGAACAGCAAGAACTGGTTGAGCGAGGTGTTCTTGGCCGCGAGCGCGACCTCGCCGCTGCCGTAGAGCAGCTTGGTGCGCAGAGGAACTTCGGGGTGCCCCATCACGGTAATGCTAGCGACGGTGGCCGCCGGACGCCGCTCAACGCCGGCTTTCGAGCAGCGTCTCGACGTAGCGGGCGATGATGTCGGTCTCGATGTTGACCGAGTCGCCGGGCTGCTTGCCGAGCAGGTTGGTGTGTTCTTGCGTGTACGATACCAGTGAGACGGCGAAGCTGGTCGGTGTCTTGTCGATGATCGTGAGGCTGGCGCCGTCGATGGCGACCGGACCCTTCACCACCATGTAGCGCAGCAGCTCCGCGGGCGTACGAAAGCACGCGATGACAGCGTCGGCTTCGGGGGTAAACGATTCGATCGTGGCCACACCTTCCACCACCCCGCGCACGATGTGGCCGCTGAGCCGGTCGTTCGGCCGCACCGAGCGCTCGAGGTTGACGCGGTCGCCGGGTTTGAGCGCTCCGAAGTTGGAGCGCCGATAAGTCTCCGGCATCACGTTGGCCAAGAAACACCCGCCGTCGGTCTCGGCCACGGTCAAGTCGACCCCGTTGATGGCAATCGAGTCGCCGAGCTTGGCATCCGACAACACCAGCGCGGCGCGGAT harbors:
- a CDS encoding riboflavin synthase, translated to MFTGIIEEVGEVVEAGSGRLRIRAALVLSDAKLGDSIAINGVDLTVAETDGGCFLANVMPETYRRSNFGALKPGDRVNLERSVRPNDRLSGHIVRGVVEGVATIESFTPEADAVIACFRTPAELLRYMVVKGPVAIDGASLTIIDKTPTSFAVSLVSYTQEHTNLLGKQPGDSVNIETDIIARYVETLLESRR